In Lotus japonicus ecotype B-129 chromosome 5, LjGifu_v1.2, one genomic interval encodes:
- the LOC130720777 gene encoding protein SIEVE ELEMENT OCCLUSION B-like produces the protein MSSPIAASTHASMIQQIPTSPEQKPELPDPFKLDDYQILHKVYLTHVNDDEKCDKDTLSTLVSNIILGSTQISGTSLLHSQIALKPDFPALKRISCQMITTRGTAQCAHQKTIWILQQLRSFSWDAKALIALAAFTLEYGEFWLLYRIPTSDPLGNSLKLLNQVQIRKVPTDLTDLVSFLVQVFQEIKKWASWSAFGYDLEEVHSLSDAIQEIPLVVYWTVASIVACSGNLVGVSKYNLSEFKTRLSIMVDKLKEHLQKCQVQIDRIDHYRSRMNASKNIKDVVDFLKLLILNDDGSHIPQLYEDNIIIKKGLEVFKQKYVLLFISSLDSIGDEIMLLNSVYNRLQENPKEAKKGFRKEDFKILWIPIVDIWDEVLKTQFKTLKESMKWHVLEYFFELPGLRIIREKLNYFNGKPIVAVINPQGVIMNDNALDIIFQWGFDAFPFRKSDGDDLIKKWSWFWNLMKKADLNIEDFGSDSYIFIYGGNDPKWIRDFTTAIAKIKKHEKIKNVDVTIEHYQLGKNNPTKVPYFWMGVDGKKVSQKCQDPVDCEIQEAVKSLLCLKQDPTGWVLLSKGYHVMLLGHGEPVYQTVADFELWKHKVLEKEGFDVAFKEYYNGKVKELYSRNQCAVINVDNHAASNLLATITCPNPPCGRVMEVTSVNYRCCHHDDPNSCSI, from the exons ATGTCATCGCCCATTGCAGCTTCAACTCATGCCTCTATGATCCAACAGATTCCCACATCGCCAGAGCAGAAACCTGAGCTCCCAGACCCCTTTAAGCTTGATGACTATCAGATCCTCCACAAAGTTTATCTGACTCATGTCAATGATGATGAGAAGTGTGATAAGGACACCCTTTCAACTCTTGTGTCCAACATTATCTTGGGCTCAACTCAAATTTCTGGAACTTCTCTGCTTCAT TCACAGATTGCTCTCAAACCAGATTTCCCAGCACTGAAGCGGATCTCTTGTCAG ATGATAACAACACGAGGCACTGCACAATGTGCACACCAGAAAACAATATGGATTCTCCAGCAGCTGAGAAGCTTCTCCTGGGATGCAAAAGCACTGATAGCTCTAGCTGCTTTCACTTTGGAATATGGTGAATTTTGGCTCCTTTATAGGATTCCAACATCAGATCCACTTGGAAACTCACTGAAGCTACTGAACCAAGTGCAAATCAGGAAAGTCCCTACTGATCTTACAGATCTGGTCAGTTTCTTGGTGCAAGTGTTTCAGGAGATCAAAAAGTGGGCATCATGGTCTGCTTTTGGTTATGATTTAGAGGAAGTGCATTCCTTGTCAGATGCTATACAAGAGATCCCTCTTGTTGTGTATTGGACAGTTGCTTCTATTGTTGCATGCTCTGGCAACCTTGTGGGTGTATC GAAGTACaatttatcagagtttaaaaccAGGCTTTCAATTATGGTTGACAAGTTGAAGGAGCATTTGCAGAAATGCCAAGTGCAAATAG ATAGAATAGACCATTACAGAAGCCGTATGAACGCATCAAAAAATATCAAAGATGTTGTAGATTTTttgaagcttctgatccttaACGATGATGGATCTCACATACCCCAATTATATGAAGACAACATCATAATTAAAAAG GGTCTTGAAGTCTTCAAGCAGAAGTATGTCTTGCTATTCATTTCGAGCCTCGACAGCATTGGAGATGAGATCATGCTTTTGAACTCAGTCTACAACAGATTGCAGGAGAATCCAAAAGAAGCAAAAAAAGGTTTCAggaaagaggacttcaagattTTGTGGATCCCCATTGTGGATATATGGGACGAGGTCCTCAAGACTCAATTCAAAACTTTGAAGGAAAGCATGAAATGGCACGTTTTGGAGTACTTCTTTGAGTTACCAGGCCTTCGGATAATAAGGgagaaattaaattattttaatggcAAGCCTATTGTGGCGGTGATCAACCCTCAAGGTGTTATAATGAATGATAATGCATTGGACATTATTTTTCAATGGGGGTTCGATGCGTTTCCTTTCAGGAAAAGTGATGGCGATGATCTCATTAAAAAATGGAGCTGGTTCTGGAATTTGATGAAGAAAGCAGATCTTAATATAGAG GACTTTGGAAGTGATAGTTACATCTTCATCTACGGAGGCAACGATCCCAAGTGGATCCGCGACTTCACAACCGCAATTGCGAAAATAAAAAAGCATGAGAAAATCAAGAACGTGGATGTGACCATAGAGCACTACCAGCTAGGGAAGAACAATCCAACAAAGGTTCCATATTTCTGGATGGGCGTGGACGGGAAGAAGGTTAGCCAGAAGTGTCAGGACCCGGTGGACTGTGAGATTCAAGAAGCTGTGAAGAGCTTGCTCTGCCTGAAGCAAGACCCAACTGGATGGGTGCTTCTCAGCAAAGGGTATCACGTGATGCTTCTCGGTCACGGCGAGCCGGTGTATCAAACTGTTGCTGATTTTGAGTTGTGGAAGCACAAGGTGCTTGAGAAAGAAGGGTTTGATGTTGCTTTTAAAGAATACTATAATGGTAAGGTTAAGGAGTTATATTCACGTAACCAATGCGCTGTTATCAATGTGGATAACCATGCTGCTTCAAATTTGCTAGCAACAATTACTTGCCCAAATCCACCTTGTGGCCGTGTGATGGAGGTTACCTCTGTCAATTACAGGTGCTGCCACCATGATGATCCAAACAGTTGCAGTATCTGA
- the LOC130720658 gene encoding protein SIEVE ELEMENT OCCLUSION B-like — MSQSKPAKLPNPFDLSDSQILDKVYLTHLHDDDKCDKDILLNIVSNVILKTRFAESRAAVTSFHPEFRVLKLISCQMINTPRGEHHVHQTTMWILQHLKTYSWDAKILVTLAAFTLEYGNLLYLIQTPTSDPLVNSLKQLNQVQNRKVPAADLVLPITEVLKNIQEWATWSSVGYDSVEVPSLSDALQEIPVLVYWTIASIVAATGNLVGVSDYALSRFTERLSLANSNLKEHLKLSKNQIDSVEDYLTRKKAFSNPKDIVDFLKLLIQRNGSNLLIHDGSTKMKTDVEVFRQKHVLLFISGLDRVRDEILLLNSIHDRLKENPKEVIKGFKKEDFVILWIPIVDLWDDEQEHKFNLLKNIIKFYAVECFSELPGLGLIREKFNYWGKPIVPVLNPQGDSMNEDAMDLIFQWGIDAFPFRKSDGYDLTLKWKWFWDVTRKVNLGIEVKGDRYIFIYGGADKKWVQDFTMAVEKTKRHETVLRADVMIEHYHLGKDEPKIVPRFWIEIESKRLKKHHQDPLDCEIQDIVKSLLCLKQDPQGWAILTKGYNVKLLGHGEPMYETLKDLEIWKDKVLQKEGFDIAFKEYYDTKLKDMIARQPCEFLNVGNENANVIATITCPNPTCGRVMDVTSVHYKCCHNDAPENGKI, encoded by the exons ATGTCACAGTCCAAACCAGCTAAGCTCCCAAACCCGTTTGATCTCAGTGACTCTCAGATTCTGGACAAAGTTTATCTGACCCACCTCCATGACGATGACAAGTGTGACAAAGACATCCTTTTGAACATTGTGTCCAATGTTATATTGAAG ACAAGGTTCGCGGAAAGCAGAGCTGCTGTGACCAGTTTCCATCCAGAGTTTCGTGTACTCAAGCTGATTTCTTGTCAG ATGATAAACACACCTCGTGGTGAACATCATGTGCACCAAACAACAATGTGGATTCTCCAACACCTGAAAACCTACTCATGGGATGCAAAAATTCTTGTCACTCTAGCTGCTTTCACTCTGGAATATGGGAATCTTTTGTACCTCATTCAAACTCCAACATCAGATCCACTTGTGAACTCACTGAAACAACTGAATCAAGTTCAGAATAGAAAAGTCCCCGCCGCTGATTTGGTGCTACCAATAACGGAGGTGCTTAAGAACATTCAAGAGTGGGCAACATGGTCCTCTGTTGGTTATGATTCAGTTGAAGTTCCTTCCTTGTCAGATGCCTTGCAAGAGATCCCTGTTCTTGTGTACTGGACTATTGCTTCCATTGTTGCTGCTACCGGCAACCTCGTCGGTGTATC GGACTATGCATTATCACGTTTTACAGAAAGACTTTCTTTGGCTAATTCTAATTTGAAGGAACATCTGAAACTGAGCAAAAATCAAATAG ATTCTGTAGAAGATTACTTGACGCGCAAGAAGGCATTTTCCAATCCTAAAGATATTGTAGATTTCTTGAAGCTTCTGATCCAACGCAATGGATCTAATCTTCTCATACATGATGGCTCCACCAAAATGAAAACG GATGTTGAAGTCTTCAGGCAGAAGCATGTCTTGTTGTTCATTTCAGGCCTAGACAGGGTTCGAGATGAGATTTTGCTGTTGAACTCTATCCATGACAGGTTGAAGGAAAATCCAAAAGAAGTAATAAAAGGCTTCAAGAAAGAGGATTTTGTGATTCTGTGGATCCCCATTGTGGATCTGTGGGACGATGAACAAGAGCACAAATTCAACCTTTTGAAGAATATCATAAAATTCTATGCAGTGGAGTGTTTCTCTGAGTTGCCAGGCCTTGGGCTAATAAGGGAGAAATTTAACTACTGGGGTAAGCCTATTGTCCCAGTGCTCAACCCTCAAGGAGACAGCATGAATGAAGATGCAATGGACTTGATTTTCCAATGGGGGATCGATGCTTTCCCTTTCAGGAAAAGTGATGGTTATGATCTTACTCTCAAATGGAAGTGGTTCTGGGATGTCACAAGGAAAGTAAATCTTGGAATAGAG GTCAAAGGGGACAGGTACATCTTCATCTATGGAGGTGCTGACAAAAAATGGGTTCAAGACTTCACAATGGCAGTGGAGAAAACAAAAAGGcatgaaactgtcttgagagcagATGTTATGATAGAGCACTACCATTTAGGAAAAGATGAGCCTAAGATTGTTCCTCGTTTCTGGATTGAAATAGAAAGCAAGAGACTGAAGAAGCACCACCAGGATCCCCTAGACTGTGAGATTCAAGACATTGTCAAGAGCCTGCTCTGCCTCAAACAGGATCCACAAGGATGGGCTATTCTCACCAAAGGCTACAACGTAAAGCTTCTAGGTCATGGTGAGCCTATGTATGAAACTCTTAAGGATCTTGAGATATGGAAAGACAAAGTGCTTCAGAAAGAAGGCTTTGACATTGCCTTCAAGGAATACTATGACACTAAGCTTAAGGACATGATTGCTCGTCAACCATGTGAGTTTCTCAATGTTGGTAATGAAAATGCAAATGTTATAGCAACCATAACATGCCCAAATCCCACGTGTGGGCGTGTGATGGATGTGACATCTGTTCATTACAAGTGCTGCCATAATGATGCTCCAGAAAATGGCAAGATCTGA